Proteins from one Bos taurus isolate L1 Dominette 01449 registration number 42190680 breed Hereford chromosome 7, ARS-UCD2.0, whole genome shotgun sequence genomic window:
- the LOC101907627 gene encoding uncharacterized protein: MASSGSSSTSRGTFALGSLGSGHVSGDPWVASATGSRQTCPPTTENGRDRPAGATCRGLRWGGWGVGGGDSLPPLFWGWVWFPFCLLAFLAFRPGWGWVWGLPPLASQPGCRAVAKRLPNAHPVPGLPALLRHRGNCPGRGACLGSSVESSTRCSGLRRFPFFSSSTGPIATGSRRRRLVLKPSQKDALQALFQQNPYPGIATRERLARELGIDESRVQVGPPPLHPFSLSRLSMPIQGSWSGFKTNVEIGQSRAGRRLNTCAKKGKGGQRPRPGHRRHLPDLSLPLKAPAARAALAEDHASGHSAARPEEERDTQGHACVGSGVCAVNAPRALTSSPLGVFLSLVEDSAREARRKRTVISPSQTRILVQAFTRDRFPGIAAREELARQTGIPEPRIQVSSPASARAQDVAQEQGGFSPAKRLELDTRRLGLGLGLGGEGAESRRPEWRVLGRFWPCGHPSFPRAKGFVCRKWPCRSRPGPDRPEAGRPGGLSNGRRRGASTVGDLDGHGF; the protein is encoded by the exons ATGGCTTCGTCCGGCTCCTCCAGCACCTCACGCGGTACGTTCGCCCTCGGGTCCCTGGGGTCGGGTCACGTCTCGGGGGATCCGTGGGTCGCCTCGGCCACGGGTTCACGGCAAACGTGTCCACCCACCACCGAGAACGGCAGGGACCGGCCGGCTGGGGCCACG TGTCGTGGTCTtcgttggggggggtggggggtggggggtggggactcTTTGCCGCCTTTGTTTTGGGGCTGGGTTTGGTTTCCTTTCTGCTTGCTCGCGTTTCTTGCATTCcggcctgggtgggggtgggtgtgggggctaCCGCCCCTTGCCTCTCAGCCTGGCTGTCGGGCTGTAGCCAAGCGACTTCCAAATGCACACCCCGTCCCCGGGCTCCCGGCTCTGCTCAGGCACAGGGGCAACTGCCCTGGGCGGGGAGCATGCTTGGGCTCCTCCGTCGAGTCCTCCACCAGGTGCTCTGGTCTGAGGcgcttccctttcttctcttcttccacaGGCCCCATCGCCACAGGATCTCGAAGGAGGAGGCTCGTTCTGAAGCCGAGCCAGAAGGACGCCCTGCAAGCGCTCTTTCAACAGAACCCCTACCCTGGGATAGCGACCAGAGAACGACTGGCCCGAGAGCTCGGCATTGACGAAAGCAGAGTTCAGGTAGGCCCCCCGCCTCTCCACCCGTTCTCCCTTTCAAGGCTCTCCATGCCGATCCAAGGCAGCTG GTCTGGTTTCAAAACCAACGTAGAAATCGGTCAAAGCAGAGCCGGCCGCCGTCTGAACACGTGCGCCAAGAAGGGGAAGGGGGGCCAACGTCCACGCCCAGGCCACCGTCGCCACCTCCCCGACCTCAGTCTTCCTCTCAAG GCTCCGGCTGCCCGGGCAGCCTTGGCCGAGGACCATGCTTCAGGGCACTCGGCGGCAAGGCCGGAGGAGGAGAGAGACACCCAGGGACAtgcgtgtgtggggagt GGTGTCTGTGCCGTGAACGCCCCACGGGCCTTAACGTCCTCCCCTCTCGGTGTGTTCCTTTCATTGGTAGAAGACTCGGCCAGAGAGGCCCGGAGAAAGAGGACAGTCATCTCTCCTTCTCAGACCAGGATCCTCGTGCAAGCCTTCACGAGGGATCGCTTCCCGGGGATTGCCGCCAGGGAGGAACTGGCCCGTCAGACGGGAATCCCAGAACCTCGCATCCAGGTAAGTTCTCCAGCCAGCGCACGGGCCCAGGACGTGGCCCAGGAGCAAGGAGGGTTCAGCCCTGCCAAGCGTCTGGAGCTGGATACACgtaggctggggctggggctggggcttggGGGGGAAGGGGCCGAAAGTCGGCGGCCTGAGTGGAGGGTTTTGGGCCGCTTCTGGCCGTGCGGGCACCCCTCATTTCCCAGGGCCAAGGGATTCGTTTGCAGAAAATGGCCCTGCAGAAGTCGCCCTGGGCCTGACAGACCAGAGGCCGGGCGGCCGGGCGGGCTGTCGAACGGGCGCCGCCGCGGCGCCAGCACGGTGGGTGATCTGGACGGCCACGGCTTCTGA